In Myxococcus guangdongensis, one genomic interval encodes:
- the lptB gene encoding LPS export ABC transporter ATP-binding protein translates to MSDAKLYAEGLKKAYRGRQVVNGVSFTVSPGEVVGLLGPNGAGKTTSFNMVVGLVTPDAGRVRVGDEDLTHLPMHRRARRGVGYLPQEASVFRKLTVRDNFLSVLELQKGLDKKAREARASAILEEFGLSHVAESLGGTLSGGERRRAEIARSLLPQPRFILFDEPFAGVDPINVGDLQRQIFLLRERGLGVLITDHNVQDTLGICDRAYIITQGQILEEGTPAEIAASPRARAVYLGERFRLQQPL, encoded by the coding sequence ATGAGCGACGCGAAGCTGTACGCGGAGGGGCTCAAGAAGGCCTACCGCGGGCGCCAGGTGGTCAACGGCGTGTCCTTCACCGTGTCCCCGGGCGAGGTGGTGGGCCTGTTGGGCCCCAACGGCGCCGGCAAGACGACCAGCTTCAACATGGTGGTGGGCCTGGTGACGCCCGACGCGGGCCGCGTGCGCGTGGGCGACGAGGACCTCACGCACCTGCCCATGCACCGCCGCGCGCGCCGGGGCGTGGGCTACCTGCCCCAGGAAGCCTCCGTGTTCCGCAAGCTCACCGTGCGCGACAACTTCCTGTCCGTGCTGGAGCTCCAGAAGGGCCTGGACAAGAAGGCCCGCGAGGCCCGCGCCAGCGCCATCCTCGAGGAGTTCGGCCTCTCCCACGTCGCCGAGTCCCTGGGCGGCACCCTCTCCGGCGGCGAGCGCCGCCGCGCGGAGATTGCCCGGAGCCTGTTGCCCCAGCCGCGCTTCATCCTCTTCGACGAGCCCTTCGCCGGCGTGGACCCCATCAACGTGGGCGACCTCCAGCGGCAAATCTTCCTCCTGCGCGAGCGCGGCCTGGGCGTCCTCATCACCGACCACAACGTCCAGGACACCCTGGGCATCTGTGATCGCGCCTACATCATCACACAGGGGCAGATCCTCGAGGAGGGCACGCCCGCCGAGATTGCCGCCTCGCCCCGCGCGCGCGCCGTCTACCTGGGGGAGCGGTTCCGCCTCCAGCAGCCGCTTTGA
- a CDS encoding LptA/OstA family protein, whose translation MIEFLVMAFFVAQPMPAVAAATPTDGGTPAAAAGSPTQGPLGPVDLKEPVQITADLIEGGKSQATLTGNVKVKHRTLDLKCDRMTAYFAPPRVVTRVVCTGGVHAVDGDRMARGERAEYDVASGVLVVTGTPEARQGTTYMRGTKVRLTLGSEKLEVENAVIIFESPPSAPTPSKRKAAPAPARTAPTAPEAAPR comes from the coding sequence GTGATTGAGTTCCTCGTGATGGCCTTCTTCGTGGCGCAGCCGATGCCCGCCGTCGCCGCCGCCACGCCCACGGACGGGGGCACGCCTGCCGCCGCCGCGGGCAGCCCCACCCAGGGCCCCCTGGGGCCGGTGGACCTGAAGGAGCCGGTGCAAATCACCGCCGACCTCATCGAGGGCGGCAAGTCGCAGGCCACGCTCACCGGCAACGTGAAGGTGAAGCACCGCACCCTGGACTTGAAGTGCGACCGGATGACCGCCTACTTCGCGCCGCCCCGCGTGGTGACGCGCGTGGTGTGCACCGGCGGCGTGCACGCGGTGGACGGCGACCGCATGGCCCGCGGCGAGCGCGCCGAGTACGACGTCGCCTCGGGCGTGCTCGTCGTCACCGGCACCCCGGAGGCGCGCCAGGGGACCACGTACATGCGCGGGACCAAGGTCCGCCTCACGTTGGGCAGCGAGAAGCTCGAGGTGGAGAACGCCGTCATCATCTTCGAGTCGCCGCCGTCGGCCCCCACGCCCTCCAAGCGCAAGGCCGCGCCCGCGCCCGCTCGCACGGCCCCCACGGCCCCGGAGGCAGCGCCGCGATGA
- a CDS encoding lysophospholipid acyltransferase family protein: MERRVERPPLAKRLKRFLRYLLIRTVLLCLQPLPLGWARALGSRLGGWAYAIAGGERRKALKSLATAFPEKSDAERQALARASFRHLGAAALEVACTGALDRGLESLVAWPEADRAVLDAALAKGKGVVFISGHVGNWELLARRVARAGYPSQSIAKETTDPRLTKLVERFRERGGVRSIWRGQDGAARAMLRALRAGEILGLLIDQDTKVQSLFVPFFGQLAATPRAAADLAVRTGAAVVTGFCHRVEGGGYRLVMEDVPLPEGEDREAAALALTAALSARIEAAIRRTPEQWVWMHQRWKTRPPVEASPQALLAGAAPATAR; this comes from the coding sequence ATGGAGCGACGTGTGGAGCGTCCACCCTTAGCAAAGCGCCTGAAACGTTTCCTCCGGTACCTGCTCATCCGGACGGTCCTGTTGTGCCTTCAACCCCTCCCCCTGGGGTGGGCCCGGGCCCTGGGCTCCCGTCTGGGTGGGTGGGCCTACGCCATCGCGGGCGGTGAGCGCCGCAAGGCCCTGAAGTCCCTGGCCACCGCGTTTCCGGAGAAGTCCGACGCGGAGCGGCAGGCGCTGGCCCGCGCGTCCTTCCGTCACCTGGGCGCGGCGGCGCTGGAGGTGGCCTGCACGGGCGCGCTGGACCGGGGGCTGGAGTCGCTGGTGGCGTGGCCGGAGGCGGACCGGGCGGTGCTGGACGCGGCGCTGGCGAAGGGCAAGGGTGTGGTCTTCATCTCAGGGCATGTGGGCAACTGGGAGCTGCTCGCCCGGCGGGTGGCGCGCGCGGGCTACCCCAGCCAGAGCATCGCGAAGGAGACCACGGACCCGCGCCTGACGAAGCTGGTGGAGCGGTTCCGGGAGCGGGGTGGGGTGCGCAGCATCTGGCGGGGCCAGGACGGCGCGGCGCGGGCCATGCTGCGCGCGCTCAGGGCCGGTGAAATCCTGGGGCTGCTCATCGACCAGGACACCAAGGTGCAGTCGCTCTTCGTGCCCTTCTTCGGGCAGCTGGCGGCCACGCCCCGCGCCGCGGCGGACCTGGCCGTGCGCACGGGCGCGGCGGTGGTGACGGGCTTCTGCCACCGCGTGGAGGGTGGCGGCTACCGGCTGGTGATGGAGGATGTGCCCCTCCCCGAGGGCGAGGACCGGGAGGCCGCGGCGCTGGCGCTCACCGCCGCCCTGTCCGCGCGAATCGAGGCGGCCATCCGGCGCACCCCCGAGCAGTGGGTGTGGATGCATCAGCGCTGGAAGACGCGGCCCCCCGTCGAGGCCTCCCCCCAGGCCCTGCTCGCCGGGGCGGCGCCGGCCACCGCCCGGTGA
- the astB gene encoding N-succinylarginine dihydrolase has product MREYNFDGLVGPTHNYAGLSPGNLASQSHVGESSHPREAALQGLEKMRFVSGLGVGQAVLPPQPRPSLRALRTLGFTGTDEEVITRAAREAEHLLRLTSSASSMWTANAATVAPSTDTADGRVHLTPANLSQMFHRALEADTTHAVLRAIFADEKHFAVHAPLPPGSHFADEGAANHTRLATPGHAGVHLLAWGRSAWQDVAGPKRFPARQTLEASQALARLHQLDARSVLFPQQNPEGIDAGAFHTDVLAVGNERFLMLHELAFVDHPGLLQVLREKLGPDFRAVVASSAELPPKDAVKAYPFNSQVLTLPDGTMAIVAPIESRETPAARGFLERVVAEDTPVKAVHYLDVRQSMNNGGGPACLRQRVWLTDTERRAIHADVFYTPALHESLAAWVRRHYRDVLRPKDLQDPLLARETMTALDELTRLLKLGSVYDFQQ; this is encoded by the coding sequence ATGCGCGAATACAACTTCGACGGACTCGTCGGTCCTACCCACAACTACGCGGGTCTGTCGCCCGGCAACCTGGCGTCACAGAGTCACGTCGGAGAGTCGAGCCATCCCCGGGAGGCCGCGCTCCAGGGCCTGGAGAAGATGCGCTTCGTCTCTGGCCTGGGGGTCGGCCAGGCGGTGCTGCCGCCCCAGCCGCGCCCCTCGCTGCGCGCCCTGAGGACCCTGGGCTTCACCGGCACCGACGAGGAGGTCATCACCCGCGCCGCGCGCGAGGCCGAGCACCTGCTGCGGCTGACGTCCAGCGCCTCCTCCATGTGGACCGCCAACGCGGCCACGGTGGCGCCGAGCACGGACACGGCGGATGGACGGGTGCACCTGACGCCCGCCAACCTGTCGCAGATGTTCCATCGCGCGCTCGAGGCGGACACCACGCACGCGGTGCTGCGCGCCATCTTCGCCGACGAGAAGCACTTCGCGGTGCACGCGCCGCTGCCGCCCGGCAGTCACTTCGCGGACGAGGGCGCGGCCAACCACACACGCCTGGCCACCCCGGGGCACGCGGGCGTGCACCTGCTCGCCTGGGGCCGCAGCGCGTGGCAGGACGTGGCGGGCCCCAAGCGCTTCCCCGCGCGGCAGACGCTGGAGGCGAGCCAGGCCCTCGCGAGGCTGCACCAGTTGGATGCGCGCTCGGTGCTCTTCCCGCAGCAGAACCCCGAGGGCATCGACGCGGGGGCCTTCCACACGGACGTGCTCGCGGTGGGCAACGAGCGCTTCCTCATGCTGCACGAGCTGGCCTTCGTGGACCACCCAGGGCTGCTTCAGGTGCTGCGCGAGAAGCTGGGTCCGGACTTCCGCGCGGTGGTGGCCAGCAGCGCGGAGCTGCCGCCCAAGGACGCGGTGAAGGCGTACCCCTTCAACTCGCAGGTGCTGACGCTGCCGGATGGGACGATGGCCATCGTCGCCCCCATCGAGAGCCGCGAGACGCCCGCGGCCCGCGGCTTCCTCGAGCGCGTGGTGGCCGAGGACACGCCGGTGAAGGCGGTGCACTACCTGGACGTGCGCCAGTCCATGAACAACGGCGGCGGGCCCGCCTGCCTGCGCCAGCGCGTGTGGCTGACGGACACCGAGCGCCGCGCCATCCACGCGGACGTCTTCTACACGCCCGCCCTGCACGAATCCCTGGCCGCCTGGGTGCGCCGCCACTACCGCGACGTGCTGCGCCCCAAGGACCTGCAGGACCCGCTGCTCGCGCGCGAGACGATGACGGCGCTGGACGAGCTGACGCGCCTCCTGAAGCTCGGCAGCGTCTACGACTTCCAGCAGTGA
- a CDS encoding aminoacyl-tRNA deacylase, translating into MIPASIQYYLRRNRVLYERYWHPRAVSAQELAEALHVSGWRVAKSVIVMADRQPWIFVVPAAGTVDLERVRELLGVRTARLATEREFADHFPDCETGAEPPFGELYGLPVAVDETLSLTEHLLFRAGSHEEALEMRFQDFATLEWPLVASFIHERLQPAASAVTIIPPLMMEQDAPIPA; encoded by the coding sequence GTGATTCCGGCTTCCATCCAATACTATCTGCGGCGTAACCGAGTCCTCTACGAGCGCTACTGGCATCCCAGGGCGGTCAGCGCCCAGGAGCTGGCGGAGGCGCTTCATGTCTCCGGCTGGCGCGTCGCCAAGTCCGTCATCGTGATGGCGGACCGTCAGCCCTGGATTTTCGTCGTCCCCGCGGCGGGCACCGTGGACCTGGAGCGCGTGCGGGAGCTGCTCGGCGTGCGCACCGCCCGGCTCGCCACCGAGCGGGAGTTCGCCGACCACTTCCCGGACTGCGAGACCGGGGCGGAGCCGCCCTTCGGCGAGCTGTACGGCCTGCCCGTGGCGGTGGACGAAACGCTGAGCCTCACCGAGCACCTGCTCTTCCGCGCGGGCTCGCACGAGGAGGCCCTGGAGATGCGCTTCCAGGACTTCGCCACGCTGGAGTGGCCGCTCGTCGCCTCGTTCATCCACGAGCGGCTGCAGCCCGCGGCCTCGGCCGTCACCATCATCCCGCCGCTCATGATGGAGCAGGACGCGCCGATTCCGGCGTGA